The window aACTGCCTGCATACACCACCTAGTATAATATATACAGGTATATATTATTTTGGGGTTCAATTAATTTTATATATGTAAATGTAATACCTGCTCGGCAAATTGGGTGGGAGGGGTAAGTTTGAGAGTGTTCAAGAGATCAGCATAGATGGAGAGATTGGGCTGAAAGACAAACATGCCTGCGTTGAAGTAGATAGGTGGCCTTGACCCCAACTCTTTAGGCCAAGGTAGAACCTCGGGGCATGACTGCCCATACATCTCACATATGCAGTCGGCCACGGCATAGAAATGGTTGTCAGGTAAGTTGAAAAGATGGTCTACGTTCTCAAAAACTTGCATGTCTCCGTCCAAGTATACCATCTTACTGAACTCCACAAACTGTAATAGCAAAGGAACAAGAATTCATGAAACAAGAAATTTTAATATATAGTCAGGTTCGTTAAAATGTAGATGACTCTATTTTATAGTTAActaattacataaaataaaattgtaGTACTACATAATATTAGGACAGTTAATTTAAGGCAGAGGAATAAGTAATATATTCTTAGTTAACTTACCATTGCTGAAAGCATTTTAtgaacttgaacttgagcaaGTTCTGGGACATCCAAAACGTGTTACATAACAGTTAAAGAAACATTCTTTTTTACTacttacaaaaatatataaaaaatagcaaaaggCTAAAGTTTCAGTTCTCCCCACACCTTCTAAATTAAAAGATCTtcatttgaaagaaaaaggaaagtaaAGCAACAACGTAATGTAGCAGGAACATTATCAACTCTTGCATGTTGTTTTAGAGAGTTTACCTGCCAAATACAAAGTTTGGAGTAGTTGAGAACGTAATAAGATCTAGCATACTTATTATCCGATGATTTTAATGAAGGAGAAAGTGGCTCAATCTCCCTCACTATGCAACCATGGCTCCTTAGTAGCAGCCGGTGTTCCTCCGGCACATCCGGCAAAATCGCCACCACCAACGGATACATAGATTTAGCTTTTATCAACCCCTTTGCCAAACCCACCACCCCTTTCACATAGTCACCATTACCAGCCAAGAAAGTCACATAAGCAAAGCTCCTTCTTTTTGTACCAGTCAAAAGTTCAGGAGCCATTTTTCTATAAATTTTTAATTAGCAGAAGAATATTCAAGAAGAAGCCGTTGAAGTATTTTGATTATGAGAATTTTTACTTGAGTTATAGCAACatatatgtatacatgcatgtatattattgttgttgcatgAAAAGTGGGCTACTGTTATACGGCAAATAGTATCACCGACCAAAAGACATGAAACCGATAACGTTGAGAGTTAGCAATGGGGATTGTAGACAGCCACGTCTCAGACTGCAATGCCATTTTAGTGTCGTACTACGCTACGTGTATTTCTCGTACTATGCATCGACACGCGGCCGAAATGTACCATTGCTTTCAAACtgcatatatataaaaaaaaaaactaaggttTTGCAGTTACGTATATACAGTTCTACTTAGTCCAGTGTGTGTTCTTTGTCCTTGGTGGTTAATTTAGACTACTCTTATTTCTATTTTTCGTATATGTAGCCGGACgaacattaaaattaaaatattgctCACAAATGCTCATTTAATTTCAGCACGCTATTTTCGTTGTGCCAAAACTGAATCAAGAAAGCCAAGCTTTTCAGATGTCACTGCAAGAAAGTATGGAATTTGTAACAATTTTTTAGCAATAACTATAGTATTGTTGGCAAAAATGAACAAATAGCAACAACCTCATAAAGTTGTTGCTAAATCGTATAATTTTTAACCACAAAATTTTTCTTGTTAGCATATTATGATATTGTtgctatattctattatttaga of the Nicotiana tabacum cultivar K326 chromosome 7, ASM71507v2, whole genome shotgun sequence genome contains:
- the LOC107771092 gene encoding galactinol synthase 1-like codes for the protein MAPELLTGTKRRSFAYVTFLAGNGDYVKGVVGLAKGLIKAKSMYPLVVAILPDVPEEHRLLLRSHGCIVREIEPLSPSLKSSDNKYARSYYVLNYSKLCIWQFVEFSKMVYLDGDMQVFENVDHLFNLPDNHFYAVADCICEMYGQSCPEVLPWPKELGSRPPIYFNAGMFVFQPNLSIYADLLNTLKLTPPTQFAEQDFLNMFFKDKYKPISYVYNLLLAMLWRHPEKIELNKAKAVHYCSPGAKPWKYTGKEENMDREDIKMLVKKWWDIYNDQTLDHKQGCIHIAGVEGEVESNRLMAAAFSDANISTLYVTSPSAA